The Pandoraea vervacti DNA window CTTGAATTACGCGCCCGGATTTGCCTAAGCGCCTTCTCCACTGCAGGGACCGGGACTTCCAACACCCGGACAACCTTCCGCGATCCGTCCCCCCATCGCATCATACGACGGTGCAGGAATATTAACCTGCTTCCCATCAGCTACGCATCTCTGCCTCGCCTTAGGGGCCGACTCACCCTACGCCGATGAACGTTGCGTAGGAAACCTTGGGCTTACGGCGAGGGGGCCTTTCACCCCCTTTATCGCTACTCATGTCAGCATTCGCACTTCTGATACCTCCAGCATCCTTTACAAGACACCTTCACAGGCTTACAGAACGCTCTCCTACCATGCGAGCAAGCTCGCATCCGCAGCTTCGGTATATTGCTTAGCCCCGTTACATCTTCCGCGCAGGACGACTCGATCAGTGAGCTATTACGCTTTCTTTAAAGGGTGGCTGCTTCTAAGCCAACCTCCTGACTGTTTTAGCCTTCCCACTTCGTTTCCCACTTAGCAATATTTAGGGACCTTAGCTGGCGGTCTGGGTTGTTTCCCTCTTGACACCGGACGTTAGCACCCGATGTCTGTCTCCCGTGATTGCACTCTTCGGTATTCGGAGTTTGCTATGGCGAGGTAATCCGCAATGGACCCCTCAACCATGACAGTGCTCTACCCCCGAAGGTGATACACGAGGCACTACCTAAATAGTTTTCGGAGAGAACCAGCTATTTCCAAGTTTGTTTAGCCTTTCACCCCTATCCACAGCTCATCCCCTAACTTTTCAACGTTAGTGGGTTCGGTCCTCCAGTACGTGTTACCGCACCTTCAACCTGGCCATGGATAGATCACTTGGTTTCGGGTCTACACCCAGCGACTGAACGCCCTATTCGGACTCGCTTTCGCTACGCCTTCCCTATTCGGTTAAGCTTGCCACTGAATGTAAGTCGCTGACCCATTATACAAAAGGTACGCCGTCACCCCTTACGAGGCTCCGACTGTTTGTATGCATGCGGTTTCAGGATCTATTTCACTCCCCTCCCGGGGTTCTTTTCGCCTTTCCCTCACGGTACTGGTTCACTATCGGTCGATTACGAGTATTTAGCCTTGGAGGATGGTCCCCCCATCTTCAGACAGGATTTCACGTGTCCCGCCCTACTTTTCTCAAGCTTAGTTCCACACCAGGGTTTTCTCATACGGGGCTATCACCCACTATGGCCGGACTTTCCATTCCGTTTTGATAACACCGGTGCTAAATCTTGAAGGCTGGTCCCATTTCGCTCGCCACTACTTTGGGAATCTCGGTTGATTTCTTTTCCTGCAGCTACTTAGATGTTTCAGTTCGCCGCGTTCGCTTCGCTAGACCTATGTATTCAGTCTAGGATGACCTAAAAGGCCGGGTTTCCCCATTCGGACATTTGTGGATCAATGCTTATTTGCCAGCTCCCCACAACTTTTCGCAGGCTATCGCGTCCTTCATCGCCTGTAATCGCCAAGGCATCCACCACATGCACTTATTCGCTTGACCCTATAACGAGTGCGTCTCTCGACACATCCTTTATAGGTTGAGTATTAGCGTTGTGCCGTATTCCAAGTCATCTTTCGATCACTTTAAATACTGGTTGATACAATCACAACCCGTACAATTTCCACGCGCCATCTCTAACGCGCTTCCGTTGTACTACTTCTTCTTCCAAATTGTTAAAGAACAAATACTGCATGACATTGCTGTCATTCAAAAGCATTCACATTCAGGGATTTACTTCAGAAGTACCACTGAGATAACTTGCTTTTGACTGACATCGATGTGATCTAAGAAGTGGTGGAGGATGACGGGATCGAACCGACGACCCCCTGCTTGCAAAGCAGGTGCTCTCCCAGCTGAGCTAATCCCCCAAAATCAGCCTGATTCAGCGTTACAAAAAACCTTGCATACCCATGTATGCAGCGGCTCTTTGTGCCTTGCCTCAGCCAGATTTCTTTCTACCGGACGTCAGTGGAAAGAGTTGGTGGGTCTGGAAGGACTTGAACCTTCGACCCCCGCCTTATCAAGACGGTGCTCTAACCACCTGAGCTACAGACCCGACTTAGATCTACGCAGTCAACAACCGATAAGCGTGAACACTCAACTTCCAGTGCATGCTCTAGAAAGGAGGTGATCCAGCCGCAGGTTCCCCTACGGCTACCTTGTTACGACTTCACCCCAGTCATGAATCCTGCCGTGGTAAGCGCCCTCCTTGCGGTTAGGCTACCTACTTCTGGCAAAACCCACTCCCATGGTGTGACGGGCGGTGTGTACAAGACCCGGGAACGTATTCACCGCGACATGCTGATCCGCGATTACTAGCGATTCCAGCTTCACGCAGTCGAGTTGCAGACTGCGATCCGGACTACGATCGGTTTTCTGGGGTTAGCTCCACCTCGCGGTTTGGCAGCCCTCTGTACCGACCATTGTATGACGTGTGAAGCCCTACCCATAAGGGCCATGAGGACTTGACGTCATCCCCACCTTCCTCCGGTTTGTCACCGGCAGTCTCCTTAGAGTGCTCTTGCGTAGCAACTAAGGACAAGGGTTGCGCTCGTTGCGGGACTTAACCCAACATCTCACGACACGAGCTGACGACAGCCATGCAGCACCTGTGTTACGGTTCTCTTTCGAGCACTCCCACCTCTCAGCAGGATTCCGTACATGTCAAGGGTAGGTAAGGTTTTTCGCGTTGCATCGAATTAATCCACATCATCCACCGCTTGTGCGGGTCCCCGTCAATTCCTTTGAGTTTTAATCTTGCGACCGTACTCCCCAGGCGGTCAACTTCACGCGTTAGCTACGTTACTAAGGAAATGAATCCCCAACAACTAGTTGACATCGTTTAGGGCGTGGACTACCAGGGTATCTAATCCTGTTTGCTCCCCACGCTTTCGTGCATGAGCGTCAGTATTGGCCCAGGGGGCTGCCTTCGCCATCGGTATTCCTCCACATCTCTACGCATTTCACTGCTACACGTGGAATTCTACCCCCCTCTGCCATACTCTAGCCTTGCAGTCACGAATGCAGTTCCCAGGTTGAGCCCGGGGATTTCACATCCGTCTTACAAAACCGCCTGCGCACGCTTTACGCCCAGTAATTCCGATTAACGCTTGCACCCTACGTATTACCGCGGCTGCTGGCACGTAGTTAGCCGGTGCTTATTCTTCCGGTACCGTCATCCCCCCGAGGTATTAACCCAGAGGATTTCTTTCCGGACAAAAGTGCTTTACAACCCGAAGGCCTTCTTCACACACGCGGCATTGCTGGATCAGGCTTTCGCCCATTGTCCAAAATTCCCCACTGCTGCCTCCCGTAGGAGTCTGGGCCGTGTCTCAGTCCCAGTGTGGCTGGTCGTCCTCTCAGACCAGCTACAGATCGTCGCCTTGGTGAGCTTTTACCTCACCAACTAGCTAATCTGATATCGGCCGCTCTTGTAGCGCGAGGCCCGAAGGTCCCCCGCTTTCCTCCTCAGAGCGTATGCGGTATTAATCCGGCTTTCGCCGAGCTATCCCCCACTACAAGGTACGTTCCGATATATTACTCACCCGTTCGCCACTCGCCACCAGGTGCAAGCACCCGTGCTGCCGTTCGACTTGCATGTGTAAGGCATGCCGCCAGCGTTCAATCTGAGCCAGGATCAAACTCTTCAGTTTAAACCTGTTACTGTTTTCGGTTTTTCGCGATAAATCGCTAGAACCGGTCGCTCTCAAAGTATGCTGACAAGTTAATTACTTAACTTACCTATTACTATGTGAGCCTCAATAAATTTAAAGCTTATCTGCCGAAGCAGACGCACCATTCATCGAGTGCCCACACTTATCGGTTGTTTAATTTTTAAAGATCAATCGCATCCAACTTCGCTTCGTCGCTTACTTACCGCGCCGTCGCTTCGTTTTCTGCGTCGCTGCATCAGCAGCAGAGAAGTGAGATTATGTCGCAGCTTCTCGTCGTCGTCAACAGTTTTTTTCGCTTTCTTCGTTCGTCGCCGTAGCGACTCACAAGCTCCAAAACCACTAACCACCGGGCTTTTCAGCCCCTCGCTTCAACCTCGTCGCCGCTTTCGCTGCGTCGCTGTCGTTGCGAGAGACGAGATATTAATGACCTTCCTCGAATCGCGCAAGCCCTTTGTGAAACTATTTTGACGCCCAAGGATCTCGGCCGACTGGCAGTCCCGTTCCAGTCGACGCGTCTCTTATATATAGAGATAGAGAGGACAGCTTGTGTCATCCCCTACACCGCCGTCGCGCTGTTTGGGCACAATAGTGGCCATGAACACAGAACTGCCTCACGACGCCTCCGGGCACTCACATCCCTTCGCAGCCCTGCTGCCCGACACGGTCATTACCGCTATCGAGCAACTCGGCAGCTATAGTGACGGGCGCCTGCTTGCGCTCAACAGTTACGAAAACCGCGTCTACCAGATAGGCATGGAGGACGGTCCTCCATTAATCGCCAAGTTTTATCGTCCCGAACGATGGACCGACGACGCCATTCTGGAAGAGCACGCATTCACCCAATCCCTCGCCGAGTGCGAAATTCCGGTCGTAGCGCCACTGGAGATCCAGGGGCGCACCCTGCATCACCACGAGGGCTTCCGCTTCGCGCTCTTTCCCCGACGTGGCGGCCGCGCGCCCGAGCTCCAAGACCCGGACACACTCAACTGGCTAGGCCGATTTCTCGGACGCATTCACGCCCAGGGGGCCACGCAATCATTTCACCACCGCCTCACGCTGGACATCGACACCTACGGCCGCGTCCCCGTCGATTACCTGTGGACGAACGATTTCATCCCCGCCGACCTGCGCGACGCCTGGCGCAGCATCGTCGATCTCGCACTGGATGGCATCGCGCGCGCCTATGAACGCGCCGGCGACATCCGCCTGCTGCGCGTGCACGGCGACTGCCACAGCGGAAACGTGTTGTGGACCGATGCCGGACCGCATTTCGTCGACTTCGACGACACGTGCACAGCGCCGGCCATGCAGGATCTCTGGATGCTGCTCTCGGGAACGCGGGCGGAAATGACGATGCAACTTGACGAAGTCCTCTCGGGCTACGTCGACTTCGCCGACTTCAATCCGCGCGAACTCCATCTGACGGAAGCCTTACGCACGCTGCGCCTGCTGCATTACAGCGCCTGGCTCGCACGACGTTGGGACGATCCGGCATTTCCCGCTGCCTTCCCATGGTTCAACACGCAGCGTTACTGGCAGGACCGCATCCTGGAGTTGCGCGAGCAAGTCGCCCTGATGGACGAGCCGCCCCTCACCTGGCGCTGAGCGTCACGCCTCGCAAATCGTCCGACATACGCAGACATCGCCGCCATCCGTCGTCTCCCCCTGCGACGATGGCCGCGCCGTTACCACCATCGCCACATGACGAAAGCGAGCGCCGCCGCCACGCACCACTCCGCGGCAGACCCGGTACTCACAAAAAGCGGCGAGCGAAAACGCGTGCGCAACGGCCAGCAAAGCGGCACACCGGAGGGTGTCAGCCAATCGGCCAGCAGATGCGACAGATATCCGGCGCACAGCGCGAGCATCCAGGGCGGCACGTGACCCCATCCGTAAATACAGCCGACGATCGCAAGCACGGGCAATATGAGCGAATGCGTCATGCCGCGATGTCCAAACAGTCCGGATATCGCAAGCGACAGCGGCGCCACGCGCCGCCCCAGCATACTTTTCGGATGATCGATGTCGGGCAGTAACGCACCGACGAGCGTCAGCGGCCACGCATGGACGCTTGCCGCCCAGCCGGTGCGATGCATCAGCCAAGTCGCACCAATGCCGAATATGAGATGACTTCTGGCTTGCATTGAAAAACTCGAGTCGACGCGCGATAGCGATTCGGCTTCGCGCAAAAAGGGCGGCGCAGTCTACCACCGCCTGCCTGAGTCACGCCCGGGCACCGCGTCACCACATTAAGAACAAATGTGCAACGCCATTTGAGAGACATCGCAAAGACAGCGGCAAATTCGACACGTTCCGTCACGGCTGTATCACTTTGCGCACGATTCGATTGACGCTGTCACACGCGGACTTTACGATCCGCCCGACCGATCTCTTGGCCGTCCGATCGCCTGATCACATGATCGCCGACGCTCGTCGCATGACGCCCGCAGACCAAAAAGCCAAAGACCCCGCAGGAGTTTTCGATGAAGAAGTTTTTGATGCTCGCCGCCGCGATCGCGCCGCTTGCCGCGCACGCCGCAAACCCGCTCGTCACGGATGACACCGGCACGCAGGACACGGGCAACTGGCAGCTTGAGCTCAACAGCGAGTGGTTGACGTTTCCGACGTCGCGCCAGCAACAATGGACCAACACCCTGACCTACGGCGTGCTTCCCACGCTCGACGTCGCCATTCAGGCCCCG harbors:
- a CDS encoding metal-dependent hydrolase encodes the protein MQARSHLIFGIGATWLMHRTGWAASVHAWPLTLVGALLPDIDHPKSMLGRRVAPLSLAISGLFGHRGMTHSLILPVLAIVGCIYGWGHVPPWMLALCAGYLSHLLADWLTPSGVPLCWPLRTRFRSPLFVSTGSAAEWCVAAALAFVMWRWW
- a CDS encoding serine/threonine protein kinase; its protein translation is MNTELPHDASGHSHPFAALLPDTVITAIEQLGSYSDGRLLALNSYENRVYQIGMEDGPPLIAKFYRPERWTDDAILEEHAFTQSLAECEIPVVAPLEIQGRTLHHHEGFRFALFPRRGGRAPELQDPDTLNWLGRFLGRIHAQGATQSFHHRLTLDIDTYGRVPVDYLWTNDFIPADLRDAWRSIVDLALDGIARAYERAGDIRLLRVHGDCHSGNVLWTDAGPHFVDFDDTCTAPAMQDLWMLLSGTRAEMTMQLDEVLSGYVDFADFNPRELHLTEALRTLRLLHYSAWLARRWDDPAFPAAFPWFNTQRYWQDRILELREQVALMDEPPLTWR